The Rhododendron vialii isolate Sample 1 chromosome 5a, ASM3025357v1 genome contains a region encoding:
- the LOC131327688 gene encoding uncharacterized protein LOC131327688, whose product MNKAPDPLSGGGAVLLAMAAAAVWGWGRVPPPGGRRWWGSGVKNKGFESKMILEGGHFCLQNHVLLSRTTISLSLSQTNAYGREPNGYGSNIQTRNGLPVHPHTDIEKRQLFVLRSYQFCRKKSFTERIKGSVFRVKRVIWIRLRSAVKFRKMLWFRLRNGGLFCGTRKKRFIRLYNATNTASKSFFW is encoded by the exons ATGAacaaggcaccagatcctctgTCCGGTGGTGGTGCGGTCCTTCTGGCTATGGCGGCGGCGGCAGTTTGGGGGTGGGGGCGTGTACCGCCACCAGGCGGCCGCAGGTGGTGGGGATCCGGTGTCAAGAACAAAGGGTTTGAaagtaaaatgattttggagggagggcatttttgtcttcaaAATCATGTCTTG CTCTCACGCacaacaatctctctctctctctctcaaacaaatgCTTATGGCCGTGAACCAAACGGGTATGGGTCCAATATTCAGACCAGAAACGGGTTACCCGTACACCCACACACGGACATTGAAAAGAGACAACTGTTTGTTCTTAGGAGTTACCAATTCTGCAGGAAGAAGAGCTTTACAGAGAGGATTAAGGGGTCTGTATTCCGGGTCAAAAGAGTCATATGGATCAGGCTCCGATCCGCCGTAAAGTTCCGGAAAATGCTCTGGTTCAGGTTGAGAAACGGGGGGCTCTTCTGTGGTACTAGAAAGAAGAGGTTTATTCGACTCTATAACGCCACCAACACTGCTTCTAAATCTTTCTTTTGGTAG